In Reichenbachiella agarivorans, one genomic interval encodes:
- the sppA gene encoding signal peptide peptidase SppA: MNFFKSVLSTIVGLFVFSLIAGLFFFFTIVGIIALSSEQTPEVKPNSVLSINLNGQIFERLAEDPFAELFPEAADNKLALLSAIEAIAAAKVDDNIKGIYLKHGSISGGYSSFHELRTALEDFKESGKFVYSYAEYMTEANYYIASVADEIFLNPAGAMELNGLSANVSFFKGLLDKLEIEAQIFRVGTYKSAIEPFIRKDLSEANREQMTSFVNDIYDNYLVNVSQSRGIELEELRTISDQMEAREPEDALVMKLVTAVGYENNMQDRIKEALGLGEDDKINSVSLSGYSKSISSTYSSNRIAVIVAEGEIVSGNGGTDNVGSDKFVKAIRDARKSDRVKAIVIRINSPGGSALASDVMWNEIMLTKAVKPVIASMSTVAASGGYYMAMPCDTIVAQPMTITGSIGIFGMIPNMEGFLENKLGITNDGVSTGEFSDLYRVSSPLNEKEKHIIQSMVEQGYETFTSKAAQGRNMNIDDLKAVASGRVWTGTQAKEKGLVDVLGSYNDAIEIAATAAHLDGDYMVTYYPELKNKWEELLGSMANEAESRILHNKYGIMADYIDKIKELESYKGIQARMPFDLEIK; this comes from the coding sequence ATGAATTTTTTTAAATCTGTACTCTCGACCATCGTCGGACTCTTCGTTTTTAGTCTGATTGCAGGACTGTTTTTCTTCTTCACCATTGTTGGAATCATAGCATTGAGTTCTGAACAAACACCTGAGGTAAAACCTAACTCTGTCCTCTCCATCAATCTAAATGGACAAATCTTTGAGCGCCTGGCAGAAGACCCCTTTGCAGAGCTATTTCCAGAAGCTGCCGACAACAAATTGGCGCTACTGTCAGCCATAGAAGCAATAGCTGCTGCCAAAGTAGATGACAACATCAAAGGTATTTATCTCAAGCATGGCAGTATATCAGGTGGGTATTCTTCGTTTCACGAACTCAGAACAGCCCTTGAGGATTTTAAAGAGAGCGGAAAATTTGTCTACAGCTATGCGGAATACATGACAGAGGCTAACTATTACATTGCGTCGGTTGCAGACGAGATCTTCCTCAATCCTGCTGGTGCGATGGAGTTAAATGGCTTGAGTGCCAATGTTTCTTTCTTCAAAGGTCTATTGGATAAACTAGAAATAGAAGCCCAAATTTTCCGTGTAGGAACCTACAAAAGTGCCATAGAGCCATTCATCAGAAAAGACCTCAGTGAGGCCAACAGAGAGCAAATGACCTCTTTCGTCAATGACATCTATGACAATTACCTAGTGAACGTCAGCCAGTCGAGAGGCATAGAACTGGAGGAACTCAGAACTATCTCAGACCAGATGGAAGCCAGAGAACCAGAGGACGCACTTGTCATGAAACTCGTCACCGCTGTAGGATACGAAAACAACATGCAAGACAGAATAAAGGAAGCTCTTGGACTGGGTGAAGACGACAAAATCAACAGTGTAAGCCTATCAGGCTATTCCAAATCTATCAGCTCGACCTATTCATCCAACAGAATAGCAGTCATCGTAGCAGAAGGCGAAATTGTCTCTGGCAATGGCGGCACGGACAATGTGGGTTCTGACAAATTCGTCAAAGCCATCCGTGATGCCCGCAAAAGTGACCGAGTCAAAGCCATCGTGATACGAATCAACTCTCCAGGAGGATCAGCATTGGCATCTGACGTGATGTGGAACGAAATCATGCTGACCAAAGCAGTAAAACCTGTGATTGCCAGTATGTCCACAGTCGCTGCCTCTGGGGGCTACTACATGGCGATGCCCTGCGACACCATCGTCGCACAGCCCATGACCATCACTGGCTCCATTGGTATCTTTGGTATGATCCCTAACATGGAAGGATTTCTAGAAAACAAACTCGGGATCACCAATGATGGTGTATCCACTGGTGAATTCTCTGATCTATACAGAGTATCCAGTCCACTCAACGAAAAAGAAAAGCACATCATCCAATCCATGGTAGAGCAAGGCTATGAAACCTTTACCTCCAAAGCTGCACAAGGTCGAAACATGAACATCGACGACCTCAAAGCAGTAGCTTCTGGTAGAGTTTGGACAGGTACGCAAGCCAAAGAAAAAGGCTTGGTAGATGTACTAGGTAGCTACAACGATGCAATAGAAATAGCTGCCACAGCCGCCCATCTAGATGGTGACTACATGGTGACCTACTACCCAGAGCTCAAAAACAAGTGGGAAGAATTGCTCGGATCAATGGCCAATGAAGCAGAAAGTAGAATCCTACACAATAAGTACGGCATCATGGCCGACTACATTGACAAGATAAAAGAACTGGAATCTTACAAAGGTATTCAGGCGAGAATGCCATTTGATTTAGAAATTAAATAG
- the folK gene encoding 2-amino-4-hydroxy-6-hydroxymethyldihydropteridine diphosphokinase, with protein MSVCFLLLGTNMGDKVTNLRLASDHISSQIGPVITSSSVYTTSAWGKEDQDDFLNQVLKVYTDKTPAQLLQCCLSIERDLGRVRFEKWGQRLIDIDVLYYDDLILDDEDLKIPHPEIQNRRFTLVPLVEIAADWVHPEIGKSQRELLDVCGDSLEVKVC; from the coding sequence ATGAGTGTATGCTTCTTGCTGCTAGGTACCAATATGGGTGATAAAGTTACCAATTTGCGCCTTGCATCTGATCACATCAGTAGCCAAATTGGTCCTGTTATTACAAGTTCATCGGTTTATACTACATCTGCTTGGGGAAAGGAGGATCAAGATGATTTCCTCAATCAGGTATTGAAGGTCTATACTGACAAAACCCCCGCTCAATTGCTGCAATGCTGTCTGTCCATAGAAAGGGATCTGGGCAGGGTGCGTTTCGAGAAATGGGGACAGCGTCTTATTGATATAGATGTGTTGTATTATGATGATTTGATACTTGATGACGAAGATTTGAAAATCCCGCATCCTGAGATTCAAAATAGAAGGTTTACTTTGGTTCCTTTGGTGGAGATAGCCGCAGATTGGGTGCATCCTGAAATAGGGAAATCTCAAAGAGAGTTGCTCGATGTGTGTGGTGACAGTTTGGAAGTTAAAGTTTGTTAG
- a CDS encoding sulfite exporter TauE/SafE family protein — translation MEVYHYLLVFGVGVLCGFINVVAGGGSLLTLPVLIFMGLPPSVANGTNRVGIFMQNVFAVKGFKSKGVSAFPFAIWLSITSVIGAIIGAKVAIDISAELFNRILAIVMVVVLLMTFFGTAKSREGIEEDMSKKKRITSIILFFFIGIYGGFIHAGIGFVIMAVLSMVNKMSLVKVNSIKVFVALVYTFFSLIVFIWEGQIDWIIGLTLGAGSALGGWSASQWSVAKGDKWIRYFLIVAVSGMAIKLWFFS, via the coding sequence ATGGAGGTTTATCATTATTTATTGGTTTTTGGGGTTGGTGTTTTGTGTGGGTTTATCAATGTCGTAGCAGGAGGGGGCTCTTTGCTGACACTGCCTGTTTTGATCTTCATGGGGTTGCCTCCGTCAGTCGCCAATGGTACCAATCGTGTAGGTATTTTTATGCAAAATGTCTTTGCGGTGAAGGGATTCAAGAGCAAAGGTGTTTCTGCTTTCCCTTTTGCGATATGGCTGTCGATCACTTCGGTGATCGGTGCGATCATTGGTGCCAAAGTCGCCATAGATATCAGTGCAGAATTATTCAATAGAATATTGGCTATTGTGATGGTGGTCGTACTGCTGATGACTTTTTTTGGGACAGCCAAATCCAGAGAAGGAATAGAAGAGGATATGTCCAAAAAGAAGCGAATCACCAGCATCATTCTATTCTTCTTTATTGGCATATATGGAGGTTTTATCCATGCAGGAATAGGTTTTGTGATCATGGCGGTACTCAGCATGGTCAACAAAATGAGCCTCGTCAAAGTCAATAGTATCAAAGTATTTGTCGCCTTGGTTTATACTTTCTTTTCACTGATTGTTTTTATCTGGGAGGGACAAATTGATTGGATCATTGGTTTGACGCTAGGGGCTGGGTCAGCTTTGGGAGGATGGTCCGCGAGTCAGTGGAGTGTCGCCAAGGGAGACAAGTGGATTCGCTATTTTCTAATCGTCGCTGTATCTGGTATGGCTATCAAGCTTTGGTTCTTTTCATAA
- a CDS encoding YfhO family protein has product MKNFEPKKDLYPHLIAVFVFLIVTVVFYSPVFFENKELPQHDILQWKGSAQELAAHREQTGEEGLWTNSMFGGMPGYLVNVEFSGELTKNIQRLLSLYLPHPTGIILVAFISCYIMLLSFGVRSWIAIAGALAFGLTSFNIISIGAGHNAKVSAVAYMPLVLAGVHAAFTNRKFLGFILTALGLALQLRVNHLQITYYLLLMVLVYGLFELIQSIKAKTLPEFAKTVSVLVAAVLIAVGANFGKLWTTIEYGTYTMRGKSELTVDGVDAKSGLEKDYAFQYSNGIFEPLVMFIPNFFGGTSQQNLGKNSNLEQALKKQGANRQQIQQQVQAAPAYWGDQPLTAPYYAGAIVVFLFVLSLLVLDRKYTMWLWVLVLVSIVLSWGKNFESFNYLVFDYLPGYNKFRSVTFVIIIAVFSMILSGFVGLEKVLSSTWDKTLQKKFMIAIGIVGGFALLAAVLAGMGSYRGAIDERLASYPAWFLDALRADRASLLRVDAFRSLFFVLAAAAVIWFFAKNKLSKPLAYTLIIALVLIDMFGVDKRYLNGDNFVAATRSDFIASDADKRILKDTDPNYRVLNLMNPFNDAETSYFHKSVGGYHGAKMRRYQDLIEASISPEIAGVIENLQAGEFDFKDAEVLNMLNTKYLKAGETANAVIPNPAANGNAWFVRDVVEVNNTDDELMAMASIDSKLEAVVNVEEFVLGELGYDSTAQVNLTSYAPNKLTYQSNSDQSGLVVFSEIYYPKGWSATIDGQASEILRANYVLRALKVPSGSHEIVFEFRPQSYYTGNTVTWIFNVILVLSCVAYVVVSVRRQ; this is encoded by the coding sequence ATGAAGAATTTTGAACCCAAAAAGGATTTATACCCTCATCTGATCGCTGTATTCGTTTTTTTGATCGTCACAGTTGTATTTTACTCACCGGTATTTTTTGAGAACAAGGAGCTGCCGCAGCATGATATCCTACAGTGGAAAGGTAGCGCACAGGAACTCGCTGCTCATCGTGAACAGACAGGAGAGGAGGGGCTTTGGACCAATTCCATGTTTGGGGGTATGCCAGGTTATTTAGTCAATGTGGAGTTTTCTGGCGAGTTGACCAAGAATATCCAGCGCTTGCTTTCGCTCTATTTGCCACATCCTACGGGTATTATATTGGTGGCATTTATATCCTGCTACATCATGTTGCTATCCTTTGGTGTCAGATCATGGATCGCTATAGCAGGAGCCTTGGCCTTTGGCTTGACTTCTTTCAATATTATTTCGATCGGAGCGGGACACAATGCAAAAGTATCTGCTGTGGCCTACATGCCATTGGTATTGGCAGGTGTTCATGCTGCATTCACGAATAGAAAATTTTTAGGGTTTATCTTGACCGCTTTGGGTTTGGCACTACAGCTCAGAGTCAATCACTTGCAGATCACATATTACCTGCTGTTGATGGTGCTGGTGTATGGCTTGTTTGAATTGATTCAAAGTATCAAAGCTAAAACACTTCCTGAGTTTGCCAAGACTGTGAGTGTACTGGTCGCAGCTGTACTCATTGCTGTGGGCGCCAACTTTGGCAAACTCTGGACTACTATCGAATACGGAACTTATACCATGCGTGGCAAATCTGAGCTGACTGTAGATGGGGTAGATGCAAAAAGTGGGTTGGAAAAGGATTATGCCTTTCAATACAGCAATGGTATTTTTGAGCCATTGGTAATGTTCATTCCCAATTTCTTTGGTGGTACCTCGCAACAGAACTTGGGAAAGAATTCCAACCTAGAACAAGCCTTGAAAAAACAAGGAGCTAACCGCCAGCAAATCCAACAACAAGTGCAAGCAGCCCCTGCCTATTGGGGAGACCAGCCATTGACAGCACCTTATTACGCAGGAGCGATCGTGGTATTTTTGTTTGTATTGAGTCTTTTGGTTTTGGATCGAAAATACACGATGTGGCTTTGGGTGTTGGTTTTGGTCTCTATTGTTTTGAGTTGGGGCAAGAATTTCGAGAGCTTCAATTACTTGGTTTTCGATTATTTACCAGGTTACAACAAGTTTAGATCCGTGACCTTTGTGATTATCATCGCAGTGTTTTCAATGATCTTGTCTGGGTTTGTCGGATTGGAAAAAGTGTTGTCCAGCACTTGGGACAAGACCTTGCAGAAGAAATTCATGATTGCCATAGGGATCGTAGGAGGTTTTGCACTGTTGGCTGCAGTGTTGGCAGGAATGGGTTCGTATCGAGGAGCGATTGATGAGCGGTTGGCTTCTTACCCCGCTTGGTTCTTGGATGCTTTGAGAGCAGATAGGGCTTCATTGTTGAGAGTGGATGCTTTTAGGTCGCTATTTTTTGTGTTGGCTGCTGCAGCAGTGATATGGTTCTTTGCCAAGAATAAACTATCCAAGCCCCTGGCTTACACACTGATTATTGCATTGGTATTGATCGATATGTTTGGAGTGGACAAGCGCTATCTCAATGGTGATAATTTTGTCGCAGCAACAAGAAGTGATTTTATTGCGTCAGATGCAGACAAAAGAATACTGAAGGATACAGATCCTAATTACAGAGTACTCAATCTCATGAATCCATTCAATGATGCGGAAACTTCATATTTTCACAAATCTGTCGGTGGCTACCATGGAGCCAAGATGAGAAGGTATCAAGACCTGATCGAAGCGTCAATTTCACCAGAGATCGCAGGAGTCATTGAAAATTTGCAAGCAGGTGAATTTGACTTCAAAGATGCAGAGGTGCTGAATATGCTCAATACCAAATACCTAAAAGCAGGTGAAACGGCCAATGCCGTGATCCCTAATCCAGCTGCCAATGGCAATGCATGGTTTGTAAGGGATGTTGTGGAGGTCAATAATACAGACGATGAATTGATGGCAATGGCGTCCATTGATAGCAAGTTGGAAGCTGTCGTCAATGTCGAAGAGTTCGTGCTGGGAGAATTGGGTTATGACTCGACAGCACAGGTGAACCTCACTTCTTATGCTCCTAACAAATTGACGTATCAATCCAATTCGGATCAGTCAGGATTGGTGGTCTTTTCAGAGATTTATTATCCGAAGGGCTGGTCAGCGACCATCGACGGACAAGCATCAGAAATCTTGCGCGCCAATTATGTGCTGAGGGCTTTGAAAGTTCCTTCGGGTAGCCACGAGATTGTTTTCGAGTTCAGACCCCAATCATATTACACTGGCAACACTGTTACTTGGATTTTTAATGTGATTTTGGTACTAAGCTGTGTGGCATATGTGGTGGTGAGTGTCAGAAGACAGTAA
- a CDS encoding glycosyltransferase: protein MSRQNTVVLFTLSFPYGKGEAFLESELPVLLQSFQRVVIVPRDAVGTLRPIPDQVEVDASFSERIPSGLGMVFSVSKRLSWDKVIHRELRHNKQVRFHFKSLKLLIYYRIIRDVIKLWYETKHFDSHTIFYTYWLESFTYGLGSLKTEHPLTLVSRAHRYDLYEEPYNRPYFPFRKTMFDSIDQVFPISKHGEQYLHSKYALGEDKVTLSRLGVKDGRFTTLNSRDGVFRVVSCSSFMKQKRVDLILNSIAQMADRYDKPIEWTHIGDGEFRQEVQQLGERLLPDHVKWTFLGSIDNSSVIAYYQSNYVDVFVNLSSSEGLPVSMMEVLGCGIPIVATDVGGVDEIVNNHTGVLLDQNVLPQEVATQLLRFAPDSTPDLGLKASARAYWESAFRSDYNYEHFVSVLQSMISDQL, encoded by the coding sequence ATGAGTAGACAGAATACAGTTGTTTTATTTACTTTGAGTTTTCCATACGGCAAAGGGGAAGCTTTTTTGGAATCGGAGCTGCCAGTTTTGCTGCAAAGTTTCCAAAGGGTTGTCATTGTGCCTAGAGATGCGGTTGGGACGCTTAGACCAATACCAGATCAGGTAGAGGTCGATGCGAGTTTTTCTGAGCGGATACCCTCTGGCCTTGGGATGGTTTTTTCTGTGTCCAAACGACTCAGTTGGGATAAAGTCATCCATCGTGAGCTGCGTCACAATAAACAGGTACGGTTTCATTTCAAATCACTCAAACTGTTGATTTATTACCGCATCATTCGTGATGTAATCAAGCTTTGGTACGAAACAAAGCATTTTGATTCTCACACCATTTTTTACACTTATTGGCTTGAGTCGTTTACCTATGGACTCGGTAGTCTCAAGACAGAACATCCGCTTACATTGGTTTCAAGAGCACATCGCTATGATTTGTATGAGGAGCCTTATAATAGACCCTATTTTCCCTTTCGGAAAACAATGTTTGATAGCATTGATCAGGTCTTTCCTATCTCCAAACATGGTGAGCAATATTTACATTCTAAATATGCTTTGGGAGAAGACAAGGTGACTTTGTCACGCCTCGGAGTGAAGGATGGCAGATTTACCACACTAAACTCCAGAGACGGTGTGTTTAGGGTGGTTTCTTGCTCCAGTTTCATGAAGCAGAAACGTGTCGATCTGATTCTAAACAGTATAGCCCAAATGGCAGATAGGTATGACAAGCCCATCGAATGGACGCATATTGGCGATGGGGAGTTTCGTCAGGAGGTACAGCAACTAGGAGAAAGACTATTGCCCGACCATGTCAAATGGACCTTTTTGGGTAGTATAGACAATTCATCGGTCATCGCATATTACCAAAGCAACTACGTAGATGTTTTTGTGAACCTCAGTAGCAGTGAGGGGTTGCCTGTTTCTATGATGGAGGTGTTGGGGTGTGGTATCCCGATAGTTGCCACAGATGTCGGTGGGGTAGACGAAATAGTCAACAATCATACGGGTGTTCTTTTGGATCAAAATGTACTGCCTCAAGAGGTTGCAACCCAATTGCTCAGGTTTGCTCCTGATAGTACACCCGATCTTGGGTTAAAAGCTAGCGCAAGAGCGTATTGGGAATCAGCTTTTAGATCTGACTACAATTATGAGCACTTTGTTAGCGTACTGCAATCCATGATTTCAGACCAGCTATGA
- a CDS encoding polysaccharide pyruvyl transferase family protein: protein MKKAVLLYKKSKNIGDDIQGLAALTLLNDPETVILDRENLSQPEETEDLKLLCNGWFMDYAENWPPAKNVHPYFISFHVAKYPKIRKLMLDPKLVPYYQQFEPIGCRDHETVTLFNNIGINTYFSGCLTLTLPKSEKKRSNDIIITDLFINDILTGDYAKKVSYKLIPEKYHKYVKLRTHVRPHGNVSVADRLKDSQALLDEYAQAKLVVTSRIHCALPCLALGTPVYFLDFGYVRKSNRDRFDGILDLMHVVRPTIPFHENTRLEKIVKFFGLHRLFFPFIKKLKIDWENPLQNPTEYQQIADKIKKRVSDEFGLN from the coding sequence ATGAAAAAGGCAGTCCTTCTATACAAGAAAAGCAAAAATATTGGTGATGACATTCAAGGTTTGGCTGCTTTGACCCTGCTCAACGACCCTGAAACAGTCATTCTCGACCGAGAAAACCTCTCTCAACCCGAAGAAACAGAAGACTTAAAATTGCTATGCAATGGATGGTTCATGGATTATGCTGAAAATTGGCCTCCAGCCAAAAATGTGCATCCTTATTTCATCTCCTTTCATGTGGCCAAATACCCCAAAATCAGAAAACTGATGCTGGATCCCAAGCTGGTGCCCTACTACCAACAATTCGAACCAATCGGCTGTAGGGATCACGAGACGGTCACTTTGTTCAACAACATTGGGATAAACACCTACTTTTCAGGCTGTCTCACACTCACCTTGCCCAAGAGCGAAAAAAAACGATCCAACGACATCATCATCACCGATCTGTTCATCAACGACATACTCACTGGCGACTATGCAAAAAAAGTCTCCTACAAATTGATCCCTGAAAAATACCACAAATATGTCAAACTGAGAACCCATGTGAGACCGCATGGAAATGTCTCTGTAGCGGATAGATTAAAAGATTCTCAAGCATTGCTGGATGAATATGCGCAGGCCAAATTGGTGGTCACTTCTAGAATCCACTGTGCTTTGCCTTGTTTGGCATTGGGTACGCCAGTTTACTTTTTAGACTTTGGCTATGTAAGAAAATCCAACAGAGACAGGTTTGATGGTATTTTGGATTTAATGCATGTGGTGAGACCTACGATCCCCTTTCACGAAAACACCAGACTAGAAAAAATAGTTAAGTTTTTCGGACTGCACCGACTGTTTTTTCCTTTCATCAAAAAACTAAAGATTGATTGGGAGAACCCGCTGCAAAACCCAACGGAGTATCAACAAATAGCCGATAAAATAAAGAAGAGAGTTTCAGATGAATTTGGACTTAACTGA
- a CDS encoding TylF/MycF family methyltransferase, producing the protein MKNPFVQKIKESFQLLSNMDGWKIIKLKLTYLRIGALNNLRDAVIQLDKKNIPGLFIETGCALGGSTIQIGLVKQKERKFKAYDVFGMIPPPSERDDQDIIERFDTIKEGKSKGIRGDEYYGYKKDLKQVVVNNLATFGLSPDQDNIELVEGLYENTLRINEPVAFAHIDCDWYDSVMTCLNQIVPHLVPQGILVIDDYYDWSGCRKAIDDYFRDKKSDFTFAEKNSKLIITKNS; encoded by the coding sequence ATGAAAAATCCTTTTGTGCAAAAAATAAAAGAATCCTTCCAGTTGCTATCCAACATGGATGGATGGAAAATCATCAAACTAAAACTCACCTATCTCAGAATAGGCGCTCTCAACAATCTCAGAGATGCCGTAATCCAGCTAGACAAAAAAAACATCCCCGGTCTATTCATCGAAACAGGTTGTGCGTTGGGTGGTAGCACCATTCAGATTGGCTTGGTCAAACAAAAAGAACGCAAATTCAAAGCCTACGATGTGTTTGGCATGATCCCTCCTCCGTCTGAGCGGGATGATCAAGACATCATCGAACGATTCGATACGATCAAAGAAGGGAAATCCAAAGGCATCAGAGGCGATGAGTATTATGGCTACAAAAAGGACTTGAAGCAGGTCGTGGTAAACAATCTCGCTACCTTCGGGCTATCACCTGATCAGGACAATATCGAACTGGTCGAAGGATTGTATGAAAACACCCTCCGTATCAATGAACCTGTTGCATTCGCGCATATAGACTGTGATTGGTATGATTCTGTCATGACCTGCCTCAATCAAATAGTACCACACCTGGTTCCGCAGGGCATATTGGTCATTGACGATTATTATGATTGGTCAGGATGTCGAAAAGCCATTGATGACTATTTCAGAGACAAAAAAAGCGATTTCACCTTCGCAGAAAAAAACAGCAAACTCATCATCACCAAAAACAGCTAA
- a CDS encoding SRPBCC family protein, producing the protein MKILKIIIQTIVILTLLIAIVGWFLPREVEVYRETTIHAPMEQVYAVVNDMTQMNSWSPWHKIDPDGTTYTFEGPAAGIGSKMNWASEHKEVGTGSQEIIETRFPSYVKTKMMFGGFDAPSYATFILNEFEGNTEVKWVFETDYGSNPFFHYFSLFMDSMLGSTFEEGLANLKQTVESMPIEAEELDMSIDKDSIAVDSTQTM; encoded by the coding sequence ATGAAAATACTGAAGATTATTATTCAAACAATCGTGATCTTGACACTGTTGATAGCTATCGTAGGTTGGTTTCTACCCCGTGAGGTAGAAGTCTACCGAGAAACCACCATCCATGCTCCCATGGAACAAGTCTATGCTGTAGTCAATGATATGACTCAAATGAACAGTTGGTCTCCTTGGCACAAAATAGATCCCGATGGCACCACCTACACCTTCGAAGGACCAGCAGCTGGTATAGGATCAAAAATGAATTGGGCGAGCGAACACAAAGAGGTGGGCACGGGCAGTCAAGAGATCATAGAAACCAGATTTCCTTCTTATGTCAAAACCAAAATGATGTTTGGAGGCTTTGACGCACCTAGTTACGCTACCTTCATTCTCAATGAATTTGAAGGAAATACTGAAGTAAAATGGGTGTTTGAAACAGACTACGGATCCAATCCGTTTTTTCACTACTTTTCTTTATTTATGGATAGCATGTTGGGATCTACATTTGAAGAAGGCCTAGCCAATCTCAAACAAACCGTAGAATCCATGCCCATAGAAGCCGAAGAGCTAGACATGTCGATAGACAAGGATTCGATAGCTGTAGACAGTACTCAGACTATGTAG
- a CDS encoding RDD family protein yields the protein MLLSDHQRAGFSKRLFAYNLDITVMLLVIWPVSLFIPQNEFFYPLAVALVSLYHALMESSSWQGTLGKRYAQLVVTDEHGAPIGFGQALLRIVAKFLSLAVLFIGFFMIYFRKDRKGLHDMIAKTKVLIRN from the coding sequence ATGCTTTTATCAGATCATCAGCGTGCTGGTTTTTCCAAAAGACTGTTTGCCTACAATCTAGACATCACAGTGATGTTGCTCGTGATTTGGCCAGTTTCACTATTTATTCCTCAGAATGAATTTTTTTATCCATTGGCGGTAGCCTTGGTATCTTTGTATCATGCTTTGATGGAGAGTTCTTCATGGCAGGGGACATTGGGCAAGCGCTACGCCCAATTGGTAGTGACAGACGAACATGGAGCTCCCATCGGCTTTGGACAGGCACTGCTGCGAATAGTTGCCAAATTTCTGTCCTTGGCAGTGTTGTTCATTGGTTTTTTTATGATTTACTTTCGCAAAGACCGAAAGGGCTTGCATGATATGATCGCAAAGACCAAGGTGCTAATTAGAAATTGA
- a CDS encoding TIGR00645 family protein: MARKVKAFGWFENTFEGIIFWSRWVQAPMYGGLIVGAFLYLGKFFQELAHMYHDLFDKPETAVMLGLLSLVDITMVMNLVVMVAIGGYSIFTSRIDVDMHDDKPLWLEGLDAGMLKIKLATSLASISGVQLLKTFVDYREAADKAGAEGIIIEIVIHMVFIFSALLLAVTEKTIHSYGHHGPKPLEIIEEH, translated from the coding sequence ATGGCACGAAAGGTTAAAGCGTTTGGTTGGTTCGAAAATACGTTTGAGGGGATCATATTTTGGAGTAGATGGGTACAAGCACCTATGTACGGAGGTTTGATCGTAGGAGCCTTCCTTTATTTGGGTAAATTCTTCCAAGAATTGGCTCACATGTATCATGATCTTTTTGACAAGCCAGAGACAGCTGTGATGTTGGGTTTATTGAGTTTAGTAGATATTACAATGGTGATGAACCTTGTCGTCATGGTTGCGATTGGAGGTTATTCGATTTTTACCAGTAGAATAGACGTAGATATGCACGATGACAAGCCTCTATGGTTAGAAGGTCTGGATGCTGGTATGTTGAAGATCAAATTGGCGACTTCTTTGGCTTCTATCTCTGGGGTTCAATTGTTGAAAACCTTTGTCGATTATCGAGAGGCAGCAGACAAAGCAGGAGCTGAGGGGATTATCATAGAGATTGTGATTCACATGGTGTTCATTTTCTCTGCTTTGCTATTGGCTGTGACAGAAAAAACAATCCACTCGTATGGTCATCATGGACCAAAGCCATTGGAAATAATAGAAGAACATTAA
- a CDS encoding NUDIX domain-containing protein: MRNPWTKLNSREIYSNPWIHVEEHEVINPRGGKGIYGKVHFKNKAIAIIPIDEEGNTWLVGQYRYTLDEYSWEIPMGGGPLHEDVLDAAKRELKEETGLTAKEWIRIARIHTSNSVTDEEGFIFVARDLTFGSTEFDETEDLAIKKIPLTTAVEMVMSGEITDSLSMAGLLKANMMLSSGQL, from the coding sequence ATGAGAAACCCTTGGACTAAACTCAATAGCAGAGAAATATATTCAAATCCATGGATTCATGTAGAGGAGCATGAGGTGATTAATCCCCGAGGAGGAAAGGGGATTTATGGAAAGGTTCATTTTAAGAACAAAGCTATTGCCATTATCCCCATCGATGAAGAAGGAAATACTTGGTTGGTAGGACAGTATCGCTACACGTTGGATGAATACTCGTGGGAGATTCCTATGGGGGGAGGACCTTTGCATGAAGATGTCTTGGATGCTGCCAAACGAGAGCTCAAAGAGGAAACAGGGCTGACTGCTAAGGAATGGATCAGAATTGCTAGAATTCATACTTCTAATTCCGTAACGGATGAAGAGGGATTCATCTTTGTGGCCAGAGACTTGACTTTCGGTTCTACAGAATTTGACGAAACGGAAGACCTGGCTATCAAAAAAATTCCCTTGACAACTGCCGTCGAGATGGTGATGTCAGGGGAAATAACAGATAGCTTGAGTATGGCGGGACTGCTCAAAGCCAATATGATGCTGTCATCTGGTCAACTTTGA